The segment TAAAAAGATATAGCCTCTTCTTATTTAATTTTTTTTGCAATAAGTTGGTCTAAAAATAAAAACGATTCACAGGTGATTTTTGTGAATCTATAAAATTCAGCTTTTAAGATGGTTTTTTTCATAAAAATTGTTACAATAAAATCAACTTGTTTTTTAGGAGAGATTTTTTATGTTTTTAGCAGCAGTAAGTGAAACCACCGATTCCACCGGTTCAAAAATCACTGAACCAGCAGCGCAACAGTTGAATGCCCTGCAACGCTGGTGGACAAATATCGATTGGGAAGCGATCGTCGGGATCTTGATCCAAAAAGGTCTGATGCTGATTTTCTTATTGATCCTTTTTGGCATATTGTTTCGTTTAGGGGATTTTGTTGTAGACCAAAGCTATCAATCTTACAAGAAACGAAACGTTCTGAACGAAAGTCGTATACATACGATCCATACATTGATCCAAAATATCGTGCATTACACATTAGGCTTTTTCTTCATCTACTCCCTTCTCTCAACGATCGGGGTACCTGTTGGCTCACTATTAGCCGGTGCTGGGATCGCAGGTTTGGCGATTGGTCTTGGGGCGCAAGGATTCATGAATGATATCATCACAGGATTTTTCATTATCATGGAACAACAGATCGACGTCGGTGATTATATTCGGTTAACGAACCTATCGATCGAAGGGACTGTCACTTCTGTCGGCATCCGAACATTACAGCTCAAATCGTTGGATGGGACCGTGCACTTCATCCCTAACCGCAATATCACCACCATCAGCAACACATCACGAGCAAATATGCAGGTAGTTGTCGATGTGCGCATTTTGCCAAGCGAAGGAATTTCGCAGATCCGATCGATCATTGAAGAA is part of the Enterococcus mediterraneensis genome and harbors:
- a CDS encoding mechanosensitive ion channel family protein translates to MFLAAVSETTDSTGSKITEPAAQQLNALQRWWTNIDWEAIVGILIQKGLMLIFLLILFGILFRLGDFVVDQSYQSYKKRNVLNESRIHTIHTLIQNIVHYTLGFFFIYSLLSTIGVPVGSLLAGAGIAGLAIGLGAQGFMNDIITGFFIIMEQQIDVGDYIRLTNLSIEGTVTSVGIRTLQLKSLDGTVHFIPNRNITTISNTSRANMQVVVDVRILPSEGISQIRSIIEETNQKISELHEEEIQTQPNIFGLVDLGNGNYAIRTTMYVLNGKQGVVKEDFLAASVDALTEAGFTIPNNPITGPL